A window of the Dunckerocampus dactyliophorus isolate RoL2022-P2 chromosome 21, RoL_Ddac_1.1, whole genome shotgun sequence genome harbors these coding sequences:
- the LOC129174385 gene encoding uncharacterized protein LOC129174385 isoform X1 — MTKDEHGPTLHHTSYSAGIPKVMYEGCGMMTLHLNASPTSTTECFMVEGLSNCNQLGPDTTGGSTYGSFVVGAASGRRHTRQQMRTFPTIQPLSYGVLEKTNVVRPLRHNHVHQQGELQPFGLSKMVPHGHGWRPFTLSYSERYKPHLSPAALFPSTLVLRGLSTLPAQNFKLSRPKVNYPDCNLLTLKDNLKSHSYPDPMVGAPRPFLHRISELSCLEGETARLEKMKKTRQPRKSSSS, encoded by the exons ATGACCAAGGACGAGCATGGCCCAACACTTCATCACACCTCTTATTCCGCGGGCATTCCTAAAGTAATGTACGAAGGATGCGGCATGATGACTTTGCACCTGAACGCATCTCCTACATCGACCACTGAATGCTTCATGGTCGAGGGACTCTCAAATTGCAACCAGCTTGGGCCCGACACCACCGGTGGTTCAACGTACGGCAGCTTTGTGGTGGGAGCCGCTTCAGGACGACGACATACCAGGCAACAAATGCGGACATTTCCAACGATTCAACCTTTGAGTT ATGGTGTGTTAGAGAAGACAAATGTCGTCCGTCCACTGAGACACAACCATGTGCACCAACAGGGGGAACTGCAGCCTTTTGGCCTCTCCAAAATGGTGCCCCACGGCCACGGGTGGAGGCCCTTCACCCTGAG CTACTCTGAGAGATATAAACCTCATCTCAGTCCAGCCGCCTTATTTCCGTCCACGTTAGTCCTCAGAGGCTTGAGCACATTGCCGGCGCAGAACTTCAAGCTCAGCAG GCCCAAAGTGAATTATCCAGACTGCAACCTCTTGACTCTTAAAGACAATCTGAAGA GTCACTCCTACCCAGACCCAATGGTGGGTGCCCCCCGCCCATTTCTCCACAGAATATCTGAACTTTCGTGTTTAGAGGGTGAGACAGCAAGActggaaaaaatgaagaaaacgaGGCAGCCCAGAAAGTCCTCGTCATCCTGA
- the rpl7 gene encoding 60S ribosomal protein L7, with protein sequence MADAEKKKVPAVPESLLKRRKAFATMKAVRIKKMLAEKKARKVTRKLIYKRAEKYHKEYRQMYRREIRLARTARKVGNYYVPAEPKLAFVIRIRGINGVSPKVRKVLQLLRLRQIFNGVFVKLNKASINMLRIAEPYIAWGYPNLKSVRELIYKRGFGKIKKQRIGLTDNALVEKSLGRTGIICVEDLIHEIYTVGKNFKVANNFLWPFKLSSPRGGMNKKTTHFVEGGDAGNREDQINRMIRRMN encoded by the exons ATGGCGGACGCAGA AAAAAAGAAGGTTCCGGCGGTCCCTGAGAGCCTTTTGAAAAGGCGAAAGGCCTTCGCCACCATGAAGGCCGTCCGCATCAAGAAGATGCTGGCAGAGAAAAAG GCTCGCAAAGTAACCAGGAAATTGATCTACAAGAGGGCTGAGAAGTACCACAAGGAATACAGGCAGATGTATAGGCGTGAGATTCGCCTGGCACGTACTGCCCGCAAAGTAGGAAACTACTATGTGCCAGCCGAGCCCAAACTAGCCTTTGTCATCAGGATCAGAGG CATCAATGGCGTCAGTCCCAAGGTCCGCAAAGTTCTGCAGCTGCTCCGTCTGCGGCAGATCTTCAACGGTGTCTTCGTCAAGCTGAACAAGGCTTCGATTAACATGCTCAGAATTGCCGAACCTTACATCGCTTGGGG GTACCCCAACCTGAAGTCTGTGCGTGAGCTCATCTACAAGCGTGGCTTTGGGAAGATCAAGAAACAACGCATTGGCCTCACAGACAACGCTCTGGTGGAGAAGAGCCTTG GCAGAACAGGCATTATCTGTGTTGAGGACCTCATCCATGAGATCTACACTGTCGGCAAGAACTTCAAGGTGGCCAACAACTTCCTGTGGCCCTTCAAACTGTCGTCACCTCGTGGTGGCATGAACAAGAAGACCACGCACTTTGTGGAGGGAGGAGACGCCGGCAACAGGGAGGATCAGATCAACAGAATGATCAGGAGGATGAACTAA
- the LOC129174385 gene encoding uncharacterized protein LOC129174385 isoform X2 → MTKDEHGPTLHHTSYSAGIPKVMYEGCGMMTLHLNASPTSTTECFMVEGLSNCNQLGPDTTGGSTYGSFVVGAASGRRHTRQQMRTFPTIQPLSYGVLEKTNVVRPLRHNHVHQQGELQPFGLSKMVPHGHGWRPFTLRPKVNYPDCNLLTLKDNLKSHSYPDPMVGAPRPFLHRISELSCLEGETARLEKMKKTRQPRKSSSS, encoded by the exons ATGACCAAGGACGAGCATGGCCCAACACTTCATCACACCTCTTATTCCGCGGGCATTCCTAAAGTAATGTACGAAGGATGCGGCATGATGACTTTGCACCTGAACGCATCTCCTACATCGACCACTGAATGCTTCATGGTCGAGGGACTCTCAAATTGCAACCAGCTTGGGCCCGACACCACCGGTGGTTCAACGTACGGCAGCTTTGTGGTGGGAGCCGCTTCAGGACGACGACATACCAGGCAACAAATGCGGACATTTCCAACGATTCAACCTTTGAGTT ATGGTGTGTTAGAGAAGACAAATGTCGTCCGTCCACTGAGACACAACCATGTGCACCAACAGGGGGAACTGCAGCCTTTTGGCCTCTCCAAAATGGTGCCCCACGGCCACGGGTGGAGGCCCTTCACCCTGAG GCCCAAAGTGAATTATCCAGACTGCAACCTCTTGACTCTTAAAGACAATCTGAAGA GTCACTCCTACCCAGACCCAATGGTGGGTGCCCCCCGCCCATTTCTCCACAGAATATCTGAACTTTCGTGTTTAGAGGGTGAGACAGCAAGActggaaaaaatgaagaaaacgaGGCAGCCCAGAAAGTCCTCGTCATCCTGA
- the pabpn1 gene encoding polyadenylate-binding protein 2 isoform X2 — protein MADFGNGLAEEPLIEPDPGHLDQLEDPDVGDEEPGLEEGEAAIEDPELEAIKARVREMEEEAEKLKELQNEVEKQMNLSPPPVGPVIMSFEEKMEADGRSIYVGNVDYGATAEELEAHFHGCGSVNRVTILCDKYTGHPKGFAYIEFADKESVRTAMALDESLFRGRQIKVGAKRTNRPGISTTDRGFSRARFRSRGGNFTSRARYYSGYTPPRGRGRAFRGRGRTSWYSPY, from the exons ATGGCGGACTTCGGTAATGGACTAGCGGAGGAACCGCTAATAGAGCCTGACCCCGGACACCTGGACCAACTGGAAGACCCGGATGTTGGCGACGAGGAACCGGGCTTAGAAGAGGGGGAAGCCGCAATCGAAGACCCG GAGCTGGAGGCAATCAAAGCCCGGGTGAGAGAGATGGAGGAAGAGGCAGAGAAGCTGAAGGAGCTGCAGAACGAGGTGGAGAAGCAAATGAATCTCAGTCCCCCACCAG TCGGCCCAGTCATCATGTCTTTTGAAGAAAAGATGGAAGCAGATGGCAGATCTATATATGTTGGAAAT GTGGACTACGGCGCCACTGCAGAAGAGCTTGAGGCGCACTTCCATGGCTGCGGCTCAGTAAACAGAGTCACCATCCTGTGTGACAAATACACGGGGCACCCCAAAGG GTTTGCCTATATCGAGTTTGCAGACAAAGAGTCTGTAAGGACAGCCATGGCTTTGGATGAGTCACTTTTTAGAGGACGGCAGATAAAG GTTGGCGCAAAGAGAACAAACAGACCGGGCATCAGCACCACAGATCGCGGCTTCTCCCGGGCCCGATTTCGATCACGGGGAGGGAACTTCACATCACGGGCGCGCTACTACAGCGGCTATACACCACCTCGAGGCAGAGGACGGGCCTTCAG GGGCCGAGGGCGAACATCGTGGTATTCCCCTTACTAA